From Punica granatum isolate Tunisia-2019 chromosome 1, ASM765513v2, whole genome shotgun sequence:
CAAATTCACCATGCTCCAGGGAACGGTCGACCTAATGGCCGCCAGCATGGCCGAGATGATGGCCTTGCTTCGGGGCCCGACTCGCGCATCTTCGAGCTCCACCCCGCCTCTCGCACACGGGTCAACGGTTGACCCAGCTCTTTGGGTCCTGCCGACCCATGTACCAAAAAGCAATGTCATGGCCGCCCCTGCGCCAACGGCCGTCCAGGCGCCCGTCCTTCCCTCGACGCACATACTGGCAGTCTATCCGATTGACACCCTCCAATCGCAATCCACCATTCCTGCGGCCATATCGCTTCCGCCGATGACAATTCTAGCACCAGATCCGACTATGTTCGCACCGCCTTTCGTGTCCATGCCGGTCCCAGTCATGATCTACACAGTTCCTCCGCCGATGGTCTTCTCGGCGTCGAGCGCCCCTGCTCCTACCCAAACTACTGAGCCTTTTCCTTTCCCAACTCTACAATCCCACATCGGCCTCCCCTACCAAGCAccacctcccataaatatCCCTTTCCCTGAATCGGGCACACCGACCCACGCGGCCCCAGTAGCTCCACCCTCAAATATCCTCCTCGAGGCGGAGACCGAGCAGaagaggagaatgaagaagatgGAGGAGACTATCGGGACTCTTTAGGCAGGTGATCCCCGACATAGCACCGGTCACCTAGACCAGACTCTCTTCCCGGGCATGCGCCTCCCCCCAAAGATAGAGGTCCCCGACTTCCAGAAATTTGACGAGACAAAGGACCCGCGGCACcatctccgccattaccgTGGAAAGATGCTCTAATACTGGGACTATGAGCAATTCATTGTCACCACGTTCCAAGAGAGCTTGTCCGAACCAACACTcaattggttcatgtcactcAGAGCAGAGGACATCCCCTCCTAGACCGAGTTGTCCAAGAAGTTCATGGAGTAGTACCAGTACAACATGGAGAAGCCTCCATCTTTCCTCGGGCTGAGCACAATGGAGATGGTCGAGAACCATAATTTTGAGGACTACGCCACGACTTGGCGTTCAAAAGCAACGAAGCACTTTCCCCTTATTTGCGAGGCCTAACAAATACAAATGCTTCACAGGACCCTCAAGGGAGCATACTACTCCCATCTCATTGGTCACAAATCCTTCTTTTCCAAGATGATCATAACCGAGAAGCAAGTGGACCTCGGCATCAAGCTTGGGAGGATTGAGGGTCCGATCAAGAAGAAGGAGGGGGAATCCTCGAAGAAGACCACCGCCGTGGCATCCTCTATCGACGGTAGGAGAGGCAAAGAGATTGCCGTCAACCCAGGGCACCCAGGGCCTTGACAGTAGTCAGTGAGCTTCACACCCGCACCACCTGCCACTCCTGCATATGCCCCGCCGCCTGTGCACTACCAACCACATCACCCCACACAGCCGATCTATTACTTGGCTCCACCGACTTCAGTTCCTCCGTCGGCTCAGCAGCAAATCGTCCACCACTACACCCCTTCTCCTTAGACCCAACAATACAGGTCCTCGACTTCGAGAGCTCTTCAGCCGGCGCAACAGACCCCGGCCCCGTAGGGTTAGTAGGGCAACACAACACAATCCCGGGAACGTAAGCAATACACACCGCTGCCGGTCTCGCTCTCTCACGTATACCGGCAGCTCTTGGCGGGTAATAGGATCAGGCTGGTGGCGCCCGACCCTAATTTTGTTCCGGCAAACCAGAATCAGAGCCTGAGTTGTGAATACCATTTGGGTGCTCCTGGCCACACCCTCGACAACTGTTGGAGGCTGCGAGGTAAGgtccaggagatgattgatggcAACGAGGTCTCATTCAACACTGTCAAGCCGCCGAATGTGCAGGCTAACCCTCTCCCTGATCACGGGTCAAGCTCGGGACCcaccatcaacatgatcagcgTCTGCACCGAAGGGGAGGACGAGAGCAAGCAGGAGGGGCCTGTCCCGTTCATGATTGAATACGTCCCGGCGGAAGCCATAGTGAGGTTCACGGGGTCGGGTACCATGCCTACCCTGTTCGTAATA
This genomic window contains:
- the LOC116204173 gene encoding proline-rich receptor-like protein kinase PERK8, with protein sequence MAASMAEMMALLRGPTRASSSSTPPLAHGSTVDPALWVLPTHVPKSNVMAAPAPTAVQAPVLPSTHILAVYPIDTLQSQSTIPAAISLPPMTILAPDPTMFAPPFVSMPVPVMIYTVPPPMVFSASSAPAPTQTTEPFPFPTLQSHIGLPYQAPPPINIPFPESGTPTHAAPVAPPSNILLEAETEQKRRMKKMEETIGTL